The stretch of DNA CAGGCGGTCCAGCGGAAGAGCCGAAAGGATTCCCATAGCCGTCTTGGCTCCGACACCGCTCACGAGAATCAAAACCCGAAAAAGTTCCCGCTCGCGGGGAGAGGCAAAACCGTAGAGCGTGATTCCGTCCTCCCGAACGTGCGTGTGGACGTAGACTTCCACGGGAGAGCTGGCGGGACCCAGACCGGCGTTGGTGAAGACCGAAACGTGAACCTCGTATCCGACCCCGCCGGTGTCGATCACGACGGAATCTCCGGTTTTCTCTTTGATCGTGCCTTTGAGCCAACCGATCACAGGGTCCTCCAGCGGCTTCCGCCGCGGCCCAATCGACGAGTCGGCGTTTCGAGGTTCAACGCCTGCGCGATCCGGCGGGCACTGTTGCCGACATTGAGATGGCAGAGCGCCACGGCCAGTGCGTCGGTCGAATCGTGCCGCGTCGTGGGAGCGGTAGGAAGGCGAAAGAGTCGCGAGACCATCGTGAGGATCTGCTCCTTACTCGCCCGGCCGTATCCTACGGTCGACTGTTTCACTTCGGTTGCGGAATACTCGATGACGGGAAGGCTCTTGTTGGCCGCCGCGAGCAAGGCCACGCCGCGCGCGTGTGCCAGAATGACGGCCGATCGGACGTTTTTGGCGTAGAAAATCGCTTCCACCGCCATAACATCGGGGGAGGTCTCGTCGATCACCGCCACGAGCTGATTGTAAATCGTTCGAAGGCGTTGTTCGAGCGGTTGTTTATCGGAGGTCCGAATCGCTCCCTTCTTGAGGCAAACGAGGCGAGTTCCAATTTGAGTTGCGACACCGTAGCCGGTGGTATGGGTGCCCGGGTCGATCCCGAGGACGATGGGACTATGCCCCTGCAATTTTCTCCATGACATCTTCGGCGATGTCGGAATTCGTGTAGACGTGCTGGACGTCGTCGTTATCTTCCAGTTCCTCCACGAGCCGAACCATTTGCTCGGCGTTTTTCCCTTCCAGTTGGACGGTGTTTTTGGGAAGTTTGGCGACTTCCGCCAGTACAAATTTAATTCCCGCGGTTTCGATTTTGCCTTTCACCGCTTCGAACATGTGCGGGTCCGTAATGACTTCAAAATTGCTTCCAACGTCGCGGACATCCTCAGCACCCGCATCCAGAGCGACCTCCATCAGTTTCTCTTCGGAAACGGTCGCTTTGTCGATCGCTAGAATCCCCTTTTTCTCGAAGTTCCACGACACACAGCCAGCCTCGCCCATGTTGCCGCCGTGGTGCGTGAAGATATAGCGAATTTCGGCCACGGTGCGTTGTTTGCTGTCCGTCATAATGTCGACCAAGATCGCGACGCCTCCAGGACCGTATCCTTCGTACGTCGTCTCTTCGTACGTGATCCCTTCCAGCTCGCCCGTTCCGCGCTTGATCGCCCGTTCGATGTTTTCTCCGGGCATGTTCTGCGCGCGAGCCGCGGCTACTGCGGATCGGAGCCTTGTATTTGTATTGACGTCTCCTCCACCCATTCGGGCGGCTACGACTACTTCCTTAATTAACTTAGTGAAAACCTTGCCTTTTTTGGCATCCGCGAGTCCCTTTTTCCGCTTAATTGTCGCCCAACGCGAGTGTCCGGACATGGCGAAGGAGGTAACACAATTTCGGGAGTTTGGGCAATGACCAGAATATTTTTCGAGGGCGACGATCGGGGATCTCCCTACTGCATCGGCCGTGGAATCTCTTCCGTGAGTTCCTCGTAAATGGTCTTGCGATGCCCGAATCCGACAACGATCACGGTGACGAGATTTCGTTCGATTCGATAAACAATCCGAAAACGCCTGGTGCGCAGAGAAAAGAGTCCCGCCAGTTGATCACGCAACGGTTTGCCGCTCCAAGGATCTTTCCGAAGCTCTTCAAGCGCCTCACGCACGTAGCGTTTGGTTTGCGGGGGAAGGACGCGCAGCGTCGTCTGAACTTTCGGCGTGACGACGAGACGCCACTTCACCTACGATCCCAGGTAATCTTCTCCAGAGGAATGCCCTTGCCTCCGCGGCGCAAGTAGCGAAGCGACGCCCGTATCTGGGACATGAGATGTGGATTCTCTTTGATAGCGAGCGTCTCGACAATGGATTCCCATTCGTCATACGAAAGCAAAACCGCCGCAGGTTTACCTTTAGTCGTGATGATCAATTCGTCCCCCAGGCGATTGACGCGGCGAACCGCCTCCAGGGCGCGAGTCCGAAACTCCGTGACCGGAACGATGGTGGGTAACCGCATGACAGCTAATGTAGCATAAAAATGAGCGTTCGGTAAAGGACGGGGTCGGCCTGGCCGTGGTACGGTGATCCCTCTTGAACGTCTGGGGAGAGCTGATAGAAAGGGCGTTTTTAGGAGACGAATGATGGGAACCAAATTGCGTAAAGCAGAACTAAAGGAAACGCCTGAAGGCATCATTCCCCAAGGTCAAGGCTGGTACATCATCAATATGGCCGATGCCCGCTGGAGGAAGAATCCGAAATTCGGTTGGAAGTGTGATCTGGAGGGGGAAGCGAAATTCCCGCAGCTCGGGATCAACCTTCGAGTGATGGAGCCCGGCCAGTCCAACTGCTACTACCATCAAGAAGAGGATCAAGAAGACTTTCTCGTTCTATCCGGGGAGTGTGTCTTGCTGGTGGACGGTGAAGAGCGGCGGCTCAAGGCCTGGGATTTTTTTCATTGCCCGCCCGGCGTTTCGCACGTGTTTGTGGGTGCCGGAACCAAACCGTGCACGGTTCTTATGGTCGGAAGTCGGGAAAACGGAGGT from Bdellovibrionota bacterium encodes:
- a CDS encoding cupin domain-containing protein, which gives rise to MGTKLRKAELKETPEGIIPQGQGWYIINMADARWRKNPKFGWKCDLEGEAKFPQLGINLRVMEPGQSNCYYHQEEDQEDFLVLSGECVLLVDGEERRLKAWDFFHCPPGVSHVFVGAGTKPCTVLMVGSRENGGVFYPVDPVAQKYGASAAAETDSPETAYSDAPKSEYTRRKWPLA
- a CDS encoding type II toxin-antitoxin system Phd/YefM family antitoxin, translating into MRLPTIVPVTEFRTRALEAVRRVNRLGDELIITTKGKPAAVLLSYDEWESIVETLAIKENPHLMSQIRASLRYLRRGGKGIPLEKITWDRR
- the ruvC gene encoding crossover junction endodeoxyribonuclease RuvC, which encodes MSWRKLQGHSPIVLGIDPGTHTTGYGVATQIGTRLVCLKKGAIRTSDKQPLEQRLRTIYNQLVAVIDETSPDVMAVEAIFYAKNVRSAVILAHARGVALLAAANKSLPVIEYSATEVKQSTVGYGRASKEQILTMVSRLFRLPTAPTTRHDSTDALAVALCHLNVGNSARRIAQALNLETPTRRLGRGGSRWRTL
- a CDS encoding YebC/PmpR family DNA-binding transcriptional regulator, which gives rise to MSGHSRWATIKRKKGLADAKKGKVFTKLIKEVVVAARMGGGDVNTNTRLRSAVAAARAQNMPGENIERAIKRGTGELEGITYEETTYEGYGPGGVAILVDIMTDSKQRTVAEIRYIFTHHGGNMGEAGCVSWNFEKKGILAIDKATVSEEKLMEVALDAGAEDVRDVGSNFEVITDPHMFEAVKGKIETAGIKFVLAEVAKLPKNTVQLEGKNAEQMVRLVEELEDNDDVQHVYTNSDIAEDVMEKIAGA
- a CDS encoding type II toxin-antitoxin system RelE/ParE family toxin, with amino-acid sequence MKWRLVVTPKVQTTLRVLPPQTKRYVREALEELRKDPWSGKPLRDQLAGLFSLRTRRFRIVYRIERNLVTVIVVGFGHRKTIYEELTEEIPRPMQ